A section of the Primulina eburnea isolate SZY01 chromosome 1, ASM2296580v1, whole genome shotgun sequence genome encodes:
- the LOC140842063 gene encoding probable peroxygenase 4: protein MGVDLDSFSSTMENNNLNVLQKHIMFFDRDNDGIIYPSETFQGFRAVGCGIFLSSLASLFINVSLSRKTRPGKPFSFKFPIEVKNIQLAKHGSDSGVYDKQGRFVSSKFEEIFAKHAVARPDSLTSKELESFIKSNREPKDYAGWLAAYVEWNILYMLCKDKNGLLHKDVVRNAFDGSLFERMAEERSIKEAK from the exons ATGGGTGTGGATTTGGATTCTTTTTCAAGCA CGATGGAAAACAACAACCTGAATGTTCTGCAGAAGCATATCATGTTCTTTGATCGGGATAATGATGGGATAATTTATCCCTCGGAAACTTTTCAAG GTTTTCGAGCTGTTGGATGTGGGATTTTTCTCTCTTCGCTGGCTTCTCTATTCATCAACGTTTCTTTGAGTCGGAAGACAAGACCG GGTAAACCCTTTTCATTTAAATTCCCGATTGAGGTGAAGAACATTCAGTTGGCCAAGCATGGAAGTGATTCTGGCGTGTATGACAAGCAAGGAAG GTTCGTGTCATCCAAGTTTGAGGAGATATTTGCGAAGCATGCAGTTGCTCGCCCAGATTCCTTGACTTCAAAAGAATTGGAAAGTTTCATCAAATCTAATAGAGAGCCCAAAGATTATGCTGGATG GTTGGCTGCGTATGTAGAATGGAACATTTTGTACATGCTTTGCAAGGACAAAAACGGGTTGTTACATAAAGATGTGGTTCGAAACGCGTTTGATGGAAGCTTGTTTGAAAGAATGGCCGAGGAAAGAAGCATCAAAGAGGCCAAGTGA
- the LOC140842083 gene encoding uncharacterized protein produces MPNMEQTEDGYKGVGVHSQVRKIKQEMEKINSLELQPPETRPPPALRQQRSRSPLGLTKRPSIPVGNC; encoded by the coding sequence ATGCCTAACATGGAACAAACAGAAGATGGATACAAAGGAGTAGGAGTTCATAGCCAAGTTAGAAAAATTAAGCAAGAGATGGAGAAGATCAACAGCTTGGAGTTGCAGCCGCCGGAGACACGTCCGCCGCCGGCCCTCCGCCAGCAACGGTCAAGGTCGCCTCTGGGATTGACCAAGAGGCCGTCAATCCCCGTCGGCAACTGTTAA
- the LOC140842072 gene encoding uncharacterized protein isoform X1, producing MNLARHIPEELWAMKLGLKLLHERGRKGSFWCSYISNLPETYTVPIFFPGEDIKNLQYAPLLHQVNKRCRFLLDFERLLKNELEKVGLDDRPFGGQDVDASSLGWAMSAVSSRAFRLYGDERPDGTHFDAPMLLPLVDMCNHSFNPNAKILQEQEPNNKNILVKVIAAEQIKQDDELVLNYGCLNNDLFLLDYGFVIPSNPYNCIELKYDAALLDAASIIAGVSAPNFSSPSSWQQQILHHLNLGGEKSDLKVRIGGSEIVEGRLLAALRVLLSTDKEAVEKLDLDTLKSLPSEAPLGIPTEVAALRTVIALCAIALEHFPSKITEDETILKKNISITTELAVRYRIQKKFVIIDAMRDLTRRVKQLSSKESIAVQ from the exons ATGAATTTAGCTCGACATATTCCTG AGGAACTGTGGGCTATGAAATTGGGCTTAAAGCTTCTCCATGAAAGAGGTAGAAAAGGTTCTTTCTGGTGTTCATACATCAGCAATCTTCCTGAAACTTATACCGTACCCATTTTCTTCCCTGGTGAGGATATCAAGAATCTGCAATACGCGCCTCTTCTTCATCAG GTAAACAAGAGATGCCGGTTTCTTCTTGATTTTGAGAGATTATTGAAAAACGAACTTGAAAAAGTCGGATTGGATGATCGCCCTTTTGGTGGTCAAGATGTAGATGCATCATCACTTGGATGGGCGATGTCAGCTGTTTCATCTCGAGCATTCCGTCTTTATGGAGACGAACGTCCAGATGGAACCCATTTTGATGCACCAATGTTACTTCCACTTGTGGATATGTGCAACCACAGCTTCAACCCAAATGCCAAAATATTACAAGAGCAAGAAccgaacaacaaaaatatactCGTTAAG GTCATTGCTGCAGAGCAGATTAAACAAGACGATGAATTAGTACTCAACTACGGCTGTTTGAATAATGATCTTTTTCTTTTAGATTATGGGTTCGTGATACCCTCGAACCCATATAACTGCATTGAACTCAAGTATGACGCAGCTCTTCTAGATGCAGCAAGCATCATTGCCGGGGTCTCTGCCCCAAATTTCTCTTCACCATCATCATGGCAGCAACAAATTCTACACCATCTAAATTTGGGTGGAGAAAAGTCTGATCTCAAG GTGAGGATAGGAGGATCAGAGATAGTGGAGGGACGTCTTTTAGCCGCCTTACGAGTTCTCCTATCTACGGATAAAGAAGCTGTCGAGAAACTTGATTTAGATACACTTAAATCTCTACCTTCGGAGGCTCCTCTTGGAATCCCGACTGAAGTAGCTGCTCTACGAACTGTCATTGCTCTATGTGCCATCGCTCTGGAACACTTCCCAAGTAAAATCACGGAAGACGAAACCATTTTGAAGAAGAACATCTCTATAACGACTGAGTTGGCTGTTCGGTATAGAATCCAGAAGAAGTTTGTCATTATTGATGCTATGAGGGACCTTACAAGGAGAGTGAAGCAACTATCGTCCAAGGAATCTATCGCAGTGCAATAG
- the LOC140842072 gene encoding uncharacterized protein isoform X2, producing MKLGLKLLHERGRKGSFWCSYISNLPETYTVPIFFPGEDIKNLQYAPLLHQVNKRCRFLLDFERLLKNELEKVGLDDRPFGGQDVDASSLGWAMSAVSSRAFRLYGDERPDGTHFDAPMLLPLVDMCNHSFNPNAKILQEQEPNNKNILVKVIAAEQIKQDDELVLNYGCLNNDLFLLDYGFVIPSNPYNCIELKYDAALLDAASIIAGVSAPNFSSPSSWQQQILHHLNLGGEKSDLKVRIGGSEIVEGRLLAALRVLLSTDKEAVEKLDLDTLKSLPSEAPLGIPTEVAALRTVIALCAIALEHFPSKITEDETILKKNISITTELAVRYRIQKKFVIIDAMRDLTRRVKQLSSKESIAVQ from the exons ATGAAATTGGGCTTAAAGCTTCTCCATGAAAGAGGTAGAAAAGGTTCTTTCTGGTGTTCATACATCAGCAATCTTCCTGAAACTTATACCGTACCCATTTTCTTCCCTGGTGAGGATATCAAGAATCTGCAATACGCGCCTCTTCTTCATCAG GTAAACAAGAGATGCCGGTTTCTTCTTGATTTTGAGAGATTATTGAAAAACGAACTTGAAAAAGTCGGATTGGATGATCGCCCTTTTGGTGGTCAAGATGTAGATGCATCATCACTTGGATGGGCGATGTCAGCTGTTTCATCTCGAGCATTCCGTCTTTATGGAGACGAACGTCCAGATGGAACCCATTTTGATGCACCAATGTTACTTCCACTTGTGGATATGTGCAACCACAGCTTCAACCCAAATGCCAAAATATTACAAGAGCAAGAAccgaacaacaaaaatatactCGTTAAG GTCATTGCTGCAGAGCAGATTAAACAAGACGATGAATTAGTACTCAACTACGGCTGTTTGAATAATGATCTTTTTCTTTTAGATTATGGGTTCGTGATACCCTCGAACCCATATAACTGCATTGAACTCAAGTATGACGCAGCTCTTCTAGATGCAGCAAGCATCATTGCCGGGGTCTCTGCCCCAAATTTCTCTTCACCATCATCATGGCAGCAACAAATTCTACACCATCTAAATTTGGGTGGAGAAAAGTCTGATCTCAAG GTGAGGATAGGAGGATCAGAGATAGTGGAGGGACGTCTTTTAGCCGCCTTACGAGTTCTCCTATCTACGGATAAAGAAGCTGTCGAGAAACTTGATTTAGATACACTTAAATCTCTACCTTCGGAGGCTCCTCTTGGAATCCCGACTGAAGTAGCTGCTCTACGAACTGTCATTGCTCTATGTGCCATCGCTCTGGAACACTTCCCAAGTAAAATCACGGAAGACGAAACCATTTTGAAGAAGAACATCTCTATAACGACTGAGTTGGCTGTTCGGTATAGAATCCAGAAGAAGTTTGTCATTATTGATGCTATGAGGGACCTTACAAGGAGAGTGAAGCAACTATCGTCCAAGGAATCTATCGCAGTGCAATAG
- the LOC140814091 gene encoding probable calcium-binding protein CML25, which produces MGLKSLFNRKKKQRGGGGEGLPLTSGNVEPINSRSSSLSSRVRIEEELEQVFKKFDVNGDGKISASELGSIMSSLGNTATEEELDTMIREVDSDGDGFINLQEFIELNTKDIDHDEILENLRDAFQVFDIDKNGSISAEELQDVLMSLGEECTLAECRKMISGVDSDGNGEISFEEFKVMMTMGSRFDAAMEPKID; this is translated from the coding sequence ATGGGACTTAAATCATTATTCAATCGGAAGAAGAAACAACGCGGCGGTGGTGGGGAAGGACTACCACTCACGTCGGGGAATGTCGAACCCATAAACTCCAGATCATCGTCTCTGAGTTCCCGTGTCAGGATCGAGGAGGAGTTGGAGCAAGTTTTCAAGAAATTCGACGTCAATGGAGACGGAAAGATCTCTGCGTCCGAGCTGGGTTCTATAATGAGCAGCCTGGGGAACACCGCCACGGAGGAGGAACTGGACACCATGATCCGCGAGGTGGATTCGGACGGGGACGGGTTCATCAATTTGCAGGAATTCATCGAGTTGAACACCAAGGACATCGATCATGACGAGATCTTGGAGAATCTGAGGGACGCGTTCCAGGTGTTTGATATCGATAAAAACGGATCGATCTCAGCGGAGGAGCTGCAGGATGTGTTGATGAGCCTGGGAGAAGAATGCACGTTGGCTGAATGCAGGAAAATGATAAGCGGGGTGGATTCAGATGGGAATGGGGAGATCAGTTTCGAGGAGTTTAAGGTGATGATGACGATGGGATCTCGTTTTGATGCCGCCATGGAACCAAAGATTGACTGA
- the LOC140842091 gene encoding ankyrin repeat-containing protein At2g01680-like — translation MDSKSLRFITHQSFFSAVRSNDLESLKSIVQNEGSDLSVLMALQNDEKQTALYVSAENNFVEVFNYLVGFCDLETVMMRAKGDMDTFHVAAARGHLGIVQELLKKWPELCKVCNSTNTSPLYSAASQGHVDVVNAILDADVSSMMIVRKNGKTPLHTTARYGRLDIVKALVQRDPGIVPIKDKKGQTALHMAVKGQETSVVDELLEADHSILNERDKKGNMALHIATRKNRSQIVGLLLTYAHVEVNAINIQRETAMDIAEKLQYGDSALEIKEALVEAGAKHARHIGQADEAMELKRTVSDIKHEVHSQIKQNEKTQRRVSGIAKELKKIHREAVQNTINSVTVVAVLVASIAFLALFNLPGQYLSDGPEVGESRISETVAFRAFCLLDSTALFLSLSVVVVQITLIAWETRAQKQVVSVVNKMMWAACISTCGAFLSISFVVVGKKSSWMATTITVVGAPILVGTLISLCYFVFRQHFGICGNNSQRRIRRASGSKSFSWSYSANISDLDDYNSDDKIYAL, via the exons ATGGATTCAAAATCTTTAAGATTCATAACCCACCAATCATTCTTCTCGGCCGTTCGATCTAATGACCTTGAATCCCTCAAGAGCATCGTCCAGAATGAAGGGTCTGATCTCTCTGTTTTGATGGCCCTTCAAAATGATGAGAAGCAGACTGCTTTGTATGTATCTGCAGAGAATAATTTTGTTGAGGTTTTCAACTATTTGGTAGGTTTCTGTGATTTGGAGACTGTTATGATGAGGGCTAAAGGGGATATGGATACTTTCCATGTCGCTGCTGCCAGAGGCCATTTgg GAATTGTTCAAGAACTGCTGAAGAAGTGGCCTGAGCTTTGCAAAGTTTGCAACTCAACGAACACCAGCCCCCTCTATTCAGCTGCTTCCCAAGGTCATGTAGATGTAGTAAATGCGATACTCGATGCAGATGTGAGCTCGATGATGATTGTTAGGAAAAATGGGAAAACTCCATTGCACACAACTGCCAGATATGGCAGGTTAGACATCGTAAAAGCACTCGTCCAAAGGGATCCAGGTATTGTCCCCATCAAGGATAAGAAGGGCCAAACTGCCTTGCACATGGCTGTTAAAGGTCAGGAAACATCTGTGGTAGATGAATTACTGGAAGCTGATCACTCGATATTAAATGAACGGGACAAAAAGGGTAATATGGCTTTGCATATAGCCACTCGGAAGAATCGTTCTCAG ATAGTTGGACTTTTACTGACTTACGCACATGTCGAGGTCAATGCCATAAATATTCAACGTGAAACTGCGATGGACATAGCAGAGAAACTTCAATACGGAGACTCAGCTCTGGAAATCAAGGAAGCTCTGGTCGAGGCTGGTGCCAAGCACGCAAGACACATAGGCCAAGCTGATGAAGCGATGGAACTCAAAAGAACCGTTAGTGACATTAAGCACGAAGTCCACTCCCAAATCAAACAGAACGAGAAAACACAGAGACGAGTCTCAGGAATCGCCAAAGAACTCAAGAAAATCCATAGAGAAGCCGTTcaaaataccatcaactctgtcACGGTCGTTGCTGTTCTTGTGGCATCCATTGCTTTTCTTGCTCTATTTAACTTGCCCGGTCAGTATCTTTCAGACGGACCAGAAGTAGGCGAATCACGAATTTCAGAAACGGTTGCTTTCCGTGCATTCTGTCTCTTAGATTCTACTGCCCTTTTCTTGTCACTTTCTGTAGTAGTCGTTCAGATCACTTTGATTGCTTGGGAAACCAGAGCTCAAAAACAAGTAGTCTCAGTAGTGAATAAGATGATGTGGGCCGCCTGTATCAGCACTTGTGGGGCGTTTCTATCTATATCTTTTGTCGTCGTGGGGAAGAAAAGTTCTTGGATGGCGACTACGATAACTGTCGTTGGGGCTCCGATTCTCGTGGGGACTTTAATTAGTTTGTGTTACTTCGTTTTCCGTCAGCATTTTGGAATATGTGGTAACAATTCTCAGAGACGGATCAGACGAGCAAGCGGAAGCAAATCGTTCTCATGGTCATATTCCGCAAATATTTCTGATTTGGATGATTATAATTCTGATGATAAGATATATGCATTATGA
- the LOC140842097 gene encoding protein VAC14 homolog: MADALSVIPAAVLRNLSDKLYEKRKNAALEVEGIVKQLVGTGDHEKIKAVINLLANEYTYSPQANHRKGGLIGLAAATVALTSNASQHLELIVPPVLASFSDQDSRVRYYACEALYNIAKVVRGDFIVFFNQIFDALCKLSADSDPNVQSAAHLLDRLVKDIVTESDQFSIEEFIPLLRERMNVLNPYVRQFLVGWITVLDSVPDIDMLGFLPDFLDGLFNMLSDSSHEIRQQADSALSEFLQEIKNSPSVDYGRMAEILVQRAASPDEFTRLTAITWINEFVKLGGDQLVPYYADILGAILPCISDKEEKIRVVARETNEELRGMKADPAEGFDIGAILSVARSHLSTECEATRIEALRWISALLNRHRTEVLSFLNDIFKTLLTALSDPSDEVVLLVLEVHACIAKDEKHFHQLTLYLIQNFRDDYSLLEKRGALIIRRLCVLLDAETVYRKLSAILQGEPDLDFASTMVQALNLILLTSSELAGIRDLLKQSLLNDAGKNLFLSLYASWCHSPMAITSLCLLTQTYQHAGSIIQSLAEEDINVKFLVQLDKLIHLLETPTFAYLRLQLLEPGRYIWLLKALYGLLMLLPQQSVAFKILQTRLKTVPPYSFSGEQYKRMSPGSTLLEGKYVGGLQVSDGDISEDPHYMHGGIDFDSRLRQFKHVQQQHRMHTKSQAQSGYNSASSGKDVQRPEEPSRPPSSQETNRPPSMLSRRGPGQ; the protein is encoded by the exons ATGGCGGATGCTCTGTCTGTGATTCCAGCAGCTGTTCTTCGTAATCTTTCCGATAAGCTCTATGAAAAGCGCAAAAATGCTGCTTTGGAG GTGGAAGGGATAGTAAAGCAATTAGTTGGTACTGGGGATCACGAAAAAATCAAGGCCGTGATCAATTTGTTAGCCAACGAATACACTTACTCACCCCAGGCGAATCATCGGAAA ggAGGGTTGATAGGATTGGCAGCAGCTACAGTGGCTTTGACATCAAATGCCTCGCAGCATCTTGAA CTTATTGTACCCCCCGTTTTAGCTTCCTTTTCTGATCAAGACAGCCGAGTTCGGTATTATGCTTGTGAAGCTCTGTACAACATTGCAAAG GTCGTGAGAGGCGATTTTATCGTGTTCTTCAACCAGATTTTTGATGCGCTGTGTAAGCTTTCGGCAGATTCAGATCCTAATGTACAGAGCGCTGCTCATCTTTTAGATAGACTTGTGAAG GATATTGTCACGGAAAGTGATCAATTTAG CATTGAAGAATTTATTCCATTGTTGAGAGAACGAATGAATGTCCTAAACCCTTATGTCCGCCAATTTCTGGTAGGATGGATTACTGTTCTAGATAGTGTACCAGATATCGATATGCTGGGGTTTCTCCCTGATTTTCTTGATG GTTTATTTAACATGCTTAGTGATTCTAGCCATGAAATAAGGCAACAAGCTGATTCTGCActttctgaatttcttcaagagaTCAAGAACTCTCCA TCTGTAGATTATGGTCGAATGGCTGAAATACTAGTGCAAAGGGCAGCTTCACCTGATGAGTTTACTCGATTGACTGCTATTACCTGG ATCAACGAGTTTGTAAAACTTGGTGGTGATCAACTCGTACCTTATTATGCTGATATTCTCGGTGCAATTTTACCTTGCATATCAGACAAGGaagagaaaataagagtt GTTGCTCGTGAAACAAATGAAGAGCTTCGTGGAATGAAAGCTGATCCAGCTGAAGGATTCGATATTGGAGCAATTCTTTCTGTAGCTAGGAG TCATCTGTCTACTGAATGCGAGGCAACGCGCATTGAAGCTCTACGCTGGATATCGGCCCTTTTAAACCGACATCGAACAGAG GTTCTATCATTTTTGAATGATATCTTTAAAACTCTTCTGACGGCACTTTCAGATCCATCTGATGAG GTTGTGCTGCTGGTACTTGAAGTCCATGCATGTATTGCCAAAGATGAGAAGCATTTTCATCAGCTCACTTtgtatttaattcaaaattttagaGATGACTATTCTCTCTTGGAGAA GCGTGGCGCTCTGATAATTCGTAGACTTTGTGTGCTACTTGATGCTGAAACCGTGTATCGGAAGCTTTCCGCCATACTTCAAGGGGAACCAGATTTGGATTTTGCATCAACCATGGTTCAA GCTCTGAACTTGATTTTACTCACTTCTTCTGAGTTGGCTGGCATTAGAGATCTCCTAAAACAATCACTATTGAATGACGCtggaaaaaatttatttctatcTCTATATGCTTCGTGGTGCCACTCACCAATGGCTATCACAAGCCTTTGCTTGTTAACTCAG ACATATCAGCATGCGGGTTCTATTATCCAATCTCTGGCTGAGGAAGATATTAATGTCAAGTTCTTAGTCCAATTGGATAAATTGATCCACCTTCTGGAGACTCCCACCTTTGCTTACCTTAGACTACAG CTTCTTGAACCTGGAAGATATATATGGTTGTTGAAAGCCTTGTATGGTCTTCTGATGTTACTTCCCCAG CAAAGTGTAGCATTCAAGATCCTCCAGACGAGGTTAAAAACTGTACCCCCATACTCTTTCAGTGGTGAGCAATACAAGCGAATGTCACCAGGAAGTACTTTGTTGGAAGGTAAGTATGTAGGCGGATTGCAGGTTTCAGATGGTGACATCAGTGAGGATCCACATTACATGCATGGCGGTATTGACTTTGACTCAAGACTGCGGCAGTTTAAGCATGTGCAGCAACAACATCGCATGCATACTAAATCTCAGGCTCAATCGGGTTACAACTCTGCTTCATCTGGAAAG GACGTACAAAGACCAGAAGAACCAAGTCGTCCTCCATCATCGCAAGAAACAAATAGGCCTCCTTCAATGCTGTCACGCAGAGGTCCCGGGCAATAA